The genomic stretch ACTCAATGGTGTTCTTAATCTTTTCCAGAACATCCAATTTTCTTCCTGTCAGTACGACGTGATAGCCCATGATAGCTAACTTTTCAGCAAGTGCTCTCCCAATTCCACGGTTCGCCCCTGTTATCAATATGATTTCTTTGCTCATTTGACTACCCCGCTACAATTTGGCGATTTGGTATCGTTTTGCCGAACCATACCGCACAACGTCGATTTTATTCGATCTTGTCACGAAAATTCACCTATGTTCAGATATTTTTAATGAATATCCAACCTATGAAGAGCCTGCCCTATTCTCGTTTTTGGCTTCTCGCTTCGGTTTTATCTGTCGCTATTCTCGTTACTCTCGTCTTTGTCCTTTCGAATTCATCAGATCTCGGATTGGATTTACTATGGAATTTGATTATTCCTCTTGCCCCAATCATTTTCTTTCTTGCTCCTAGTTTGTGGGTTAATGTCTGTCCATTGGCGATCGTGCAATCAATTCCACGTAGAATAAGAATCTCAAAAAATATTGATTTGTCTTACGATCAAGTTGGCATTCTGCAATTCTTTTCGTGGGTTCTTCTCTATCTTCTCGTTCCAGCGCGTATCTTCTTATTTAATCACAATGCAGAAATCGTACTCTGGATTATTCCGGTATTGGCACTTATGGCTTTTAGCAGCGGAGTTTTGTTTTCTGGATTTGGAGGCTGGTGCTCCGGCCTGTGTCCAATAAGACCAGTAGAGATGCTATATGGGCAATTCTCCTTAGAGTCATCCCGCCCGGAGGCCTGTCGACCGTGCAAATTGTGCCAGAAATCCTGCTCCCGGCTGTATGGCGTTGACCACCTCAACAAAGTAAAAAATCAAGAGCCTTTTAAGAATCAAATCTATTCCTTTCCAGGTTTTGTTTTGGGTTATTTTCTGAGTGATCAGGCCGATGGGATTGGTTTCATTTACTTGAAGTGCTTTGGGATGGCACTATTGAGTTGGATTGTCATTTATCTTGTCTTCAGAAGGAAGAGGAGCATTGAAATTTCTGCGGTTCTGGTTTTTCTTGTTTACTACGGATTTACAATCAAAAACGTAGCCAAAACTTGGGCCCTTTCATCAACGGCCTCAAGTCTCATTTACGCATCATTCCTGATAACACTAGGAATTGGGATATGGCGAGCACTCCAATCAGAAGGGCTTCAAAGGAAGCCCTCGGCCTAAGTATATGTCGGAATTTTGATATAGCAATTTCATACAGGTAAATTTCATATAGCCAACAGCAATTGTCGATATTTAAGACAGGTAGGTGGCAAAATTTGCCGATTTTTATCGGAGTGCCGAATGAGCAGGTCCAATCCTCCAAATACCTTTTCAATTCGACCAAACCGATGGGTTTGGCTGGCACCGTATTTGAATTATTCAATGGTAGAGCAAGCGATCAATGAAGGAGTTGGATTTGAAAGGTAAGCGCTCCATAAACCCTATTTTGTGATTTGAACTTTCCACATATATTGCTCAACAACCAAGGAGGCTTGAGTGGAAAATTCTGATCAAAGATTAAAAACCAAAGAATATTGGCAAACTAAAATCAGGGAGGCAGAAAATTTCTCTGGCTCCGAGACCGAGTTCTGTCGGCAAGAGGACTGAACAACACCACGTTCAAGAACTGGAAGTATCGACTATCCAAGGGAAGCAAGAGAGGGAGTGTTGGACGCCGAAAGCCGGTGAGCTCTGCTTTTGTGCCAGTGGAAATTCAGAAACCAAGAGCGGTTCGTTCGCTCCCTGACGCACAATGGGTGGCTGAGCTGATCTTTTATCTGCAGGGAGGTACTAGGTGAAATCTCCCAGTCAATTTGAGGGTGTTTTCTGCATCGAGATCCTGTCGATTTGCGCCGTGGGATTCCGGGATTGAGTCAGATTGTGGAGAGTGCCCAGATGGGAAAGTTGAACGGGAAAATCTTTTCGTGTTCTGTGGTCGACGACGGCACACGATCAAGATTCTGTATTTTGATCGAAGTGGGTTCTGTCTATGGCAAAAGCAATTGGATGTGGAAAGTTCCCATGGCCGAGGAAATCTTTGCAGGAAGTAGTCCACATATCACAGAGCAATTGAGCTGGCTCTGGAAGGTTATATGTTTGGAAAATGAAGCCTTTTCAGAAATAAATTTTGAAAGAGTCTGTTGATCTTTCGAAGAAAATGTTGAAGAGTCCCGCACATGCAGCCGCGAGAGCTATTTTCAAAACAAGAAGAGTTGTCCTCAGAGAATGAAGGCCTGAGAGCGCGTGCTCGTCTTGATGAAGAGAAGATCAAGTTCCTGCAAAGTGAGGTCACTTGGTTGCATGAGCAGATCCGTTCTCTCAAACGAGCGCAGTTTGGTAGAAAGTCGAGTCTTGGGTGTCGCCCGAACAGAGGGTTCTCTACAACGAAGTGGAACTTGAAGTCTCCAAAGGGACACCCGAAGAGGATGAGGCGCAGGTCGAGGTCACGGTTCCTTCGCATAAGAGGCAGCGGGGTCATCGTCGTCCAATCCCCGAGAACCTTGAGCGGAAGTGGTGAAGATCGAGCTTCCAGAAAACGAGCGTTTTTCTGAAGAGGGGCAAACCCTCAAGGTGATTGGCTGGGAGTTCTCGGAGAAGCTCAAGTATGAGCCAGCTAAAGTCAGTGTGATCCGCTATGAGCGGGCCAAGTATGGAGTGGATAGCGGGGACTATGTGAAGACCGCTCCGCCAGTGCCTTGCGTGATCCCTAAGGGGATTGCCACTCCCGAGTTGCTTGCCGCCATTATCACCTCCAAATATTGCGATGGACTTCCGCTGTATCGGATTGAGGAGATCATGGAGCGTCAGGGAGTTGATCTTCCCCGCAGCACGATGGCCCGCTGGGTGGTGCAAGTGGCGCAGGCTCTCGTGCCGTCTGGAATGTTCTTTCAGACCGGCTGATAACCTCTTTTATGTGGCCGTGGATGAGACGCAAGTGCAGGTTCTCAAAGAGAATGGCAGGAAGGCCGAAGACAAATCATGGATGTGGGTGAGGAGTACGCCCTACGGGGACAAGAAGATTGTTCTGTTTGATTACCGCATATCCCGGAGCCAGGAAGCGGCCAGGCAGCTTCTGGACGGAATTACAGGATATCTGCAATGTGACGGATTGAATGCCTATGATGTGTTGGAAAAACAAGAGGGCGTGATCCGCATAGGATGTGGGATGCACTCCCGCAGGAAATTTGAATCCGCCCAGTGGATGGGGCTAAGTCCGGCCGAAGCCTTGGAGAGGCAGGACTTGGTTACTTAAAAAACTGTATGATCTGGAAGAAAAATCGGCGAGATGCCGCCTGAGGAGCGGTACCGCCTGAGGCTGGAAATAGCTGAGCCCATTTGGAAAGAGATGAAGGAGTGGGCTGAAAGGCATCAGCCAAAGGTTCCAGAAAAGCAAGATCGGAGGGGCCCTCCGCTACTTTTTGAATGAGTATGAGTACCTGACAGGCTACCTCAAGGATGGGCGTCTGGAGGCGGACAATGGCTTTACGGAGAGAGCGATCCGCAAGTATGCCATCGGCAGGAATGCGTGGCTGTTTTCCGACACACCCGCGGGGGCCGAGGCCAGCAGTGTCATGTACAGCTTCACGGTAACAGCCAAAATCAATGGGGTGAATCCCTACGCGGCCATGGTTCGACTGCTCAGTGAGCTACCACTGGCCAAATCCCTCGAAGACTTCGAGCGCCTCGCTGAGATCATTTTATCACCTGATTCTCGAGCCTGAAAAATACAGGTTATGAATCGCTTACTTTGAAAGAACAAGAAGCAGATAAATTCAAGTTTGGTAAAGAAGGTCCGCAAAACCGTTTAACAACCTGGAGACTTGTCATTCCAGTAATTTTGTTTCTTTTGGCACTGCCGGTAAACGAGCAAAGAGCGATCGCCCAAGATCAAATTTCTGCAAGAGTTGTCAATTCCTGGTTCAAATTCTACGGGCCTCGCGATTTTCGCAGAAGTCAGTACCCCTTCTTTTCATCTTCGAATGGCTGTGGTCCGGATATTATGAGAGAAACTGTTATAGGGTCGGCATTAAACAGGATGTTGGATGAAGTAACTTTGAACGTGGATGGAAGATCAATCAAGATTAATTTTGCGAATCTGTGCAATGCTCATGATCGCTGCTATATGACAATCGGAAAGACGAAAGCGGAATGTGACCGCAAATTCAATGAGGCAATGTCTGAGCAATGCAGTAAAATTGAAGTTGGCTTTCAATCCAAGTGTGCCGACGTCGGAGAGACCTATATGAGATCGATTCGCAGTGGTTTGGGTGATAAGTCATTTAAGATTGCTCAGGAACAGCAAAAGCGATACGAGTCCATCATATCGGATAGCACTCCTGAATTGCGAGCCTATGCTCTAAGGACGTCCCAAGTATCCGTAGCGAAGAGTGAAGGAAATCTCTCGGAGGTCGGTGCACCTCTCACTGACAAATCTGAGGTTCATGGCACAGTAGGCGGAACCACTCCTTCCTCCTCCTTTTCTTTATACGAAAGAAAGCCATCGACGGGTCACGGAGCTATATAGCAGTTTGGAGCCCTTTGTGCCGACTGTTCTGCCATGCTCTGTCGTGTTGCGTTGGGTTGGAATAGTTTTTGCTCACAACGAAGGGGTTTCAAAGAATTCTTGGAGTAACTTTTGTGAGTTTTTATCGCTGTCCCGCTTTTGTGGCCTTCTCAATCACAATGACCCTGTGTTCTTCCTGTGGGAACAACCCAGAGAAAAAAGTCTCTGGAGTCAGTGTGCGTTCACAATTTTTGGCATCCAATCATGGAAAATATACATCAGTCTCTGGGGATTTTCTATCTGTCGCCAATGATGGTTCAGCGGTTCAAGGAAAAGTCGTGTCCCACCATTTGACACTTTCTGCAGAAAACGAATATGAAATCAAAGTTGAGCACGATCAAGGACCCTCTCGCACGATCCCTGTCACCCCAAGTTCAGAAATCAAGGCTGTTTTGACGGAGAATCACTCACCAGTTGATAGAAGTCTACAGCGCGTATCGTTTACCTGCTTTTACGGTCAACGAGGGCTGTTAAAGGATGTGATGATCGTTCCCATTCGCAAAAAGGGACTCAGTTACGTTTGGGAATTGGAACGCTTTATGTTGGAGCCGGTCAAATATGTGGCTAGTTTCGCATTAGATGGCCAGAACTTTACCGAGGTAAGAAAAGAATCGGTTGAGGGTGGTCTTGCAGAGGTTCTTTCCTCCCAGGTCCTTCTCTCGTTGATGAATGAGGTCTGCAGTGGAAATGCTCCGAGCTATTTCGACTTTAAAGGGACCTTGGGATTGATTAGTTATGATGATAACAAGATTGAAATAAACCCTGGCAATAGTTACTCAAGTCAACAGCTGGACTCGATACATCGGATAGATCAGCGCTTCCTGTTCAAAGATGGAATTGGCGAGGTGGACATTGGCAACCGCTTTTGGGCTCTGGCAGATGGTCTTTTTTTGAAGGCAGATCATCGCTACAGTAGACAGGCCAATAAATACCTTGGATGGGAAATCAAAAGTCCCAGGGAAGAACTGAATTTTTCCTCGAAAGACCATCGTTTAGTGTGGAAAAAAGACCCAGACCCATCTTCTGGTCAATGTGGATTTGAGATAGGGCTGGATATCACGGGCTGCTATGTCAGACCTGTAGCAAAGCGATCACCAGGATTCTTTGAAGCCGACTTTCAGGTCCTTAACTACAGCGTGAATTCAGTCACGGGAGCTAAATATAGCTATTCTTGTGAAATAGAGGGGATCTTGGAAGGTTTGAAGAAAAATGAGGTCGGAAAAGACAAAATTAGACTGTTTCTAAAAGTCAATGAGGACACAGGCAATGGTATCTCAATTGAAATGCGGGCGGGATCTAAAATAATTCTCTCCCTTGATCAAGCCTTGCCTTGGTCAGACAAGGAAAATGCCTTGAAGCCACGTTTCGGTGGCGGAGCATGAGCATGACTGTGAGTATGAGTGTGATGAGGCAAAGGTGTACTTGCAGTTATTTTTTTGTTTGCGTTTTATTAATTGTCCTCTTGACGACGCCTGTTCGGGCCCTAGAGGTATATTCAGTTTTAACCAAAGACTGCGAATTAACTGAGGGCTTGATCATTGGGATGAACTCATCCAGAATTGACGTACTCACTCTGAAGGGGCAGTACAAGTCCGTCTTACAGGATGACCTAAGATATTTGGCCATTTATAATACCATTGATAACCCCATTGAAAAATTGAGCAGTCATCCGCGTCTGGCGCGAGCCCTATTAGAAGTGTATGTCGATGATCAAAAGACTCCGCTTTTTATCGGTTGGCCAGTTAAATTTGTAGAAAACCTTGTTATCTTTTATGATCTTCAAGGTAAAAGCCACGTCTTTGAGTTGTATAAGATCCGGAAACTTCGCCCTTATTTCGAAGAATCAATCAAGTCAGATAGACTCGAATTTCAGCCAGTTTCTCTGAGTTATAAGTCATGGGTCACACAATGCCAGTTGCCGGAGTCCAAAGCTGGGGAATTTGTTCGTCCAACGAGAGTGATTGGTGATCAAATTCAGATCAGTGAATTCATGTCTCAGATGGAAGAGGGTTTTGAAAATGTTAAAAGCTTTCAAGAGAGAACCTACGTTTACTCTCGTCCCTTTTTGTTTGATCGCCAAACCAGGCTTGGATTTCTGGTGTTTGACAAGGATAATTACGTACTTTCTCCCTCAGCCGCCTTTCCAATGTATTTTCAGTGGACTAAGGGGAGAGAATTTCGCTTTCAGAGTTTTAATCAAATTGGATCTGTTCCCATTGAGTACTTGCCCACGGTTGAGCCCTTGACAGTTTTTCGTTCAGATCTCAAATCTCATGTTTTTCACGCGAGCTTTGTTGGAAATCTTGAAGCCCTTTCTGCTGGAACCGAATATTTTACTCCAATCATGACTGGAGGAGGAGGAGACGCAAGCAAATCCCGTCGGCCATATGATTCAAGTAAGCCCGGATTTAGGGCTCATTCTGCAGCTTCGATTAACTATATGGCTTTAATGGGCGGAGACTGGGGGTCCTGGTCTGTATCTGCAGGTACCTATTTTCCAAATTTTATGGTGCAGGCTGGAGATAATTTTCGCGAAATATTAGCTTCCAAATTGGCTCCATTGTTTCGCCTCATGTACACCAGAAAAAATTTTCGTTTGAGAGGAATTCTGGGCTTCACTAAACTAGATCAAAGCGACGAAGTACAGGATTCCCAAATCAGTCGTGACAGTGAATTGAGCGTTGTTGGCTATTTGAATCAGTTTTCGTTTTCCTCTCATTATTTGCGGGCTGGAGTTGACTATCGCTTTAGTCCAGAGATTGAGGTATCACTTGATCAGCTGTGGCTAACGGCTTCTTACGAAGAGACTTTAAACACTGCCGAAAAAAATAATTTTAATTTTTCTCACTTAGTCACTCAGGCGTCGATTCGTCATTCTTTTGGGGATTATGTGGCGCTGAGAGCTTATCTTCATCTCTTTCAGATCGATCAGGATTTTCGATTTTTTGGGCGGAGTGAAAGTGAAAAACTCAATCATATAGTCTATGGGGGAGCCTTTGAATTCATTTTCTAAGTCAAAGAGGAAGTTCTTCAATAGATTATTAATTAGTTTTGTTCGTTTGATGAGTTTCACTCTGATTTCAGTTTCGATGCTACCGACAGCTCAGGCCATTAACATCAATTCGATCTATACAGCCGCGTGCCGTCGTGATGTGGGCCTCATCATACAGGTCGATGATCATGCTATCCAGTTTTTGAGTTTGGACGGAGAGATGAAGAGAATTCCGAAACATGAAATAATTTATCTTGCCTATTATCCTAGCGACATTCTTCCCATGAAGGAGTTTAAAAATCCTGAAACTACCGATTTTTATCGTGTTACGACATCGACTTCGAATGGAAAACTGACTCCCCTTGTGAATGGTTGGCCGATTGGATTTACTGAGGACAAAATCGCATTTCTGAGCGTTGATGGGAAGGAATCTGTCGTTGGTCGTCGCAGTATTTTTCAAATCTCTCGTGAAAGAATCAACTCAGCGCAAAAGTTCACCTATCCTCGCGACTTTAAGATATTTCAATTTGTGCATCCGCATCAATTCCGGGATTGCCCGAGTGATCGATTTGGAGGAGGGCAAACTCAAGTATTCCCTCAGCAAATTTTGAGT from Bdellovibrionales bacterium encodes the following:
- a CDS encoding IS66 family insertion sequence element accessory protein TnpB, with the protein product MFCGRRRHTIKILYFDRSGFCLWQKQLDVESSHGRGNLCRK
- a CDS encoding transposase — encoded protein: MVKIELPENERFSEEGQTLKVIGWEFSEKLKYEPAKVSVIRYERAKYGVDSGDYVKTAPPVPCVIPKGIATPELLAAIITSKYCDGLPLYRIEEIMERQGVDLPRSTMARWVVQVAQALVPSGMFFQTG
- a CDS encoding transposase; protein product: MQVLKENGRKAEDKSWMWVRSTPYGDKKIVLFDYRISRSQEAARQLLDGITGYLQCDGLNAYDVLEKQEGVIRIGCGMHSRRKFESAQWMGLSPAEALERQDLVT
- a CDS encoding transposase, producing the protein MKGISQRFQKSKIGGALRYFLNEYEYLTGYLKDGRLEADNGFTERAIRKYAIGRNAWLFSDTPAGAEASSVMYSFTVTAKINGVNPYAAMVRLLSELPLAKSLEDFERLAEIILSPDSRA